DNA sequence from the bacterium genome:
ATCTGCGGATACCTTCGATCTCGACCGACCCGGCCTACGCCGATGCCGTGCACAAGTGTGCGGCGTTCCTGAAAGCCCAGTTCGACGCTGCCGGTCTGGACGCGGAGATCATTTCCACCGAGCGCTATCCGCTGGTCTACGCGGAGTGGCTCGGAGCGCAAGGCAAACCCACCATCCTCTTCTACGGTCACTACGATGTGCAGCCGCCGGACCCGATCGAGGAGTGGCGCAACCCGCCGTTCGAGCCGACCGAAGAAGGCGACCTGTTGGTGGCCCGCGGCGCAACCGACGACAAAGGCCAGTCGTTCGCGCACATCAAGGCCGTAGCTGCGATGCTGGCGGAGCGCGGCTCACTTCCGATCAACGTCAAGTTCGTGATCGAGGGCGAGGAGGAATCGGGAGGCGAATCGATCGAGCATTTCGTACGCGAGAACGGCGCCGAGAAGTTGGCCTGTGACGCGATCGTAGTGTCGGATTCGTCGATGTTCGCGCCCGGGCAACCGTCGCTTCTATACGGCCTCAAAGGCCTTGCCTACATGGAGATTCGCGTAGACGGTCCGAACCGGGATCTGCACTCGGGGACCTTCGGGGGCGCCGTCGCCAATCCGGCGAACGCGCTCGCGTATATCCTCGCGCGGTTGCTCGACCAGAAGACCGGTAAGGTGAGGATCCCGGGTTTCTATGACGAGGTGTTGCCGCTCGAGGAGTGGGAGCGCGAGGCGTTCGCCGCGTTGCCTCATGATGACGACGCCTATCGCGAGGAGCTCGGAATCTCGGAGACTTTCGGCGAAGAGGGTTACTCGA
Encoded proteins:
- a CDS encoding dipeptidase, yielding MATDSNDVLTRVDGEKPGYLGQLKDYLRIPSISTDPAYADAVHKCAAFLKAQFDAAGLDAEIISTERYPLVYAEWLGAQGKPTILFYGHYDVQPPDPIEEWRNPPFEPTEEGDLLVARGATDDKGQSFAHIKAVAAMLAERGSLPINVKFVIEGEEESGGESIEHFVRENGAEKLACDAIVVSDSSMFAPGQPSLLYGLKGLAYMEIRVDGPNRDLHSGTFGGAVANPANALAYILARLLDQKTGKVRIPGFYDEVLPLEEWEREAFAALPHDDDAYREELGISETFGEEGYSTLERSWARPTCDVNGIFGGYQGEGAKTVLPGWAGAKVSMRLVPNQDPDRIAKLFADYVESIAPAGVRVSVSWNHGAGPVLIDAEGPIVEAAMAAQEDIWGRKPVLIREGGSIPIVGTFSEVLAVPVLLMGFGLSDDRLHSPNEKFNISHFYNGIRTTVRLLDRVAEI